A single Spiroplasma floricola 23-6 DNA region contains:
- the coaBC gene encoding bifunctional phosphopantothenoylcysteine decarboxylase/phosphopantothenate--cysteine ligase CoaBC translates to MKRQVNLIITGGIAASKSLKVYNLLKERYEVKIIATKNAKKFVNLNNIDHLEDIFDRDFYDNHHYGDHIKIAFESSLNIVYPASYNYIGKISSGIADDIASLIFAVSNYNTILFPSMNSNMYLNPINQRNKEILISTNKVEWIEPKYGKLASGHEGIGRALEPIEVVEVIDNYLNRFDKLKEKSILLNFGKTRSYIDKVRYITNASSGKMGSELRNILKNNSKYLKTVFGDTLIANNIDKDNIYVKTNNEMLEEMLKDYKKYDVVICSAALYDFEVENYIDKKIEKRSIKDEDLKISLSPSVDVLKELGKQKTHQFLVGFSLANDFNLEKAWNKLNEKNLDMLIVNLANAMESEFNEIKILLAKSKKVIEFEQLKKDKVAFNILKTINDNI, encoded by the coding sequence ATGAAAAGACAAGTAAATTTAATAATCACAGGTGGAATAGCTGCAAGCAAATCATTGAAAGTTTATAACTTATTAAAAGAAAGATATGAAGTTAAAATAATTGCTACAAAAAATGCTAAGAAATTTGTTAATTTAAACAATATTGATCATTTAGAAGATATTTTTGACAGGGATTTCTATGATAATCATCACTATGGAGATCACATAAAGATTGCCTTTGAAAGTTCCTTAAATATAGTATATCCTGCAAGTTATAATTATATAGGAAAAATATCTAGTGGAATAGCAGATGATATTGCAAGTTTAATATTTGCTGTTTCAAACTATAATACTATTTTATTTCCAAGTATGAATTCAAATATGTATTTAAACCCTATAAATCAAAGAAACAAAGAAATATTGATTTCAACCAATAAAGTTGAATGAATTGAGCCCAAATATGGTAAATTAGCAAGTGGTCATGAAGGAATTGGAAGAGCTTTAGAACCTATTGAAGTTGTAGAAGTTATAGATAATTATTTAAATAGATTCGATAAATTAAAAGAAAAATCAATTTTGCTTAATTTTGGAAAAACTAGAAGCTATATTGATAAAGTTAGATACATTACAAACGCAAGTAGTGGCAAAATGGGCAGTGAATTAAGAAATATCTTAAAAAATAACTCAAAATATCTTAAAACAGTGTTTGGTGATACTTTAATAGCAAACAATATTGATAAAGATAATATTTATGTAAAAACAAACAATGAAATGCTTGAGGAAATGTTAAAAGATTATAAAAAATATGATGTAGTTATTTGTAGTGCTGCTTTATATGACTTTGAAGTTGAAAATTATATTGACAAAAAAATAGAAAAAAGATCAATAAAAGATGAAGATCTGAAAATTTCTTTATCCCCTTCTGTTGATGTTTTAAAAGAACTTGGCAAACAAAAAACTCATCAATTTTTAGTAGGTTTTTCTCTTGCAAATGATTTTAACTTAGAAAAAGCATGAAATAAATTAAATGAAAAGAATTTAGATATGCTAATTGTTAATTTAGCAAATGCAATGGAATCTGAATTTAATGAAATTAAAATATTATTGGCTAAATCAAAAAAAGTTATTGAATTTGAACAATTAAAAAAAGATAAAGTTGCTTTTAATATTTTAAAAACTATAAATGACAACATTTAA
- the rpsU gene encoding 30S ribosomal protein S21, with protein sequence MASVVVREGEPIEKTLKRFQKVAASNKSEARKREYHLSKKEKRIYKQKQNKKFG encoded by the coding sequence ATGGCAAGTGTTGTTGTACGCGAAGGTGAACCAATTGAAAAAACACTAAAACGTTTTCAAAAAGTAGCTGCTTCAAATAAATCTGAAGCAAGAAAACGTGAATATCATTTAAGTAAAAAGGAAAAACGTATTTATAAACAAAAGCAAAATAAAAAATTTGGATAA